The Armatimonadota bacterium DNA segment AAAGTAAAGGACAAGATTGGCGTGATCGAGGCCCTGCTGCAGCGTGTGGATACGCTCATCGTTGGTGGTGGCATGGCATACACATTCATCAAAGCGCAGGGTGGCTCGATCGGAAACTCGCTGCTGGATAGCTCCAACCTGGAGTTCTGCCGGTCGGTGATCGCGTCGGCCGGCGAGCGCCTGCTGCTGCCGGATGACGTGGTGATTACGAACGCCAATCCCTTCACCGCAGGTGAGGCGGCGTGCGACACCAGAATCGCCGGCGCCGGCTCGATACCCGATGGGTGGGAGGGCGCCGATATCGGCCCAAACACACGCCGGAGGTTTGCCGCTGCGTTAATGGGCGCCGGCACGGTGATCTGGAACGGGCCGATGGGAATCTTCGAGTTTGCAAAGTTTGCCGAGGGCACCCGGGCAATTGCAGAGGCCATGGCAAGCTCGCAAGCTATCACCATCGTAGGCGGCGGGGATTCGGCGGCAGCGGTGGAGCAGATGGGCTTCGCAGACCGGATGACGCACATCTCAACGGGCGGCGGCGCCAGCCTCGAGTTTTTGGAGGGCCGCGTGCTGCCCGGAGTTGCCGCGCTGCAGGATAGGTGACGGCACAACAAGGAGGCCGATATTGAGTGATCCGCATGTGATCAAGATGCGCTGCAACTGGGAGCACGGCTACCCACTGGGCCATGGGATGATGTTCGGCGGCTCCGGGGAGGCCGAGTACGGTATACCGATCGAGCTGGGCGGCGCGCCCGGCCGCACCAACCCGGAGGAGATGCTTTTAGGCGCTGTAATGGCATGCAACGCCATTACGTATGCGGCCCTTGCCGCCCGCCGCAGCCTGGAAGTCACGGGCTATTCCATGGCAGGCGAAATCGACATCACCACCCAGCCCGGCGGCTCGTTGAAGGTGACTGCCATCCGCCTGATGCCAGAGATAACCATCCATGGAGACGATGCGGCGCTTGCGCTGGCCACCGACCTGACCACCAGGGCGGAACAGCTCTGCATGATCTCATGCGCGCTGCGCGGCAACGTTGAAGTGACCGTTCATCCCGTCGTCACGCGAGATTCGTGATGACGCGCAGGCCACTGATCGCCGGGAACTGGAAGCTGAACGGCACGCTGGGCCAGGCGGCCGAACTGGTGGAACATCTGCTGCCGCTTTTGCCGCAATCCAGCGCAGAGGTGGTGATATGCCCGCCTTTCACCGCACTACCGGCGGTTTCCGCCATGCTCGCCGGCACCACGGTTGCCCTGGGCGCGCAGGACCTGTTCTGGAAGCCGAGCGGCGCATACACGGGCCAGATCAGCGCGGCGATGCTGAAGGAAGCCGGCTGCCGGACCGTGATTGTGGGTCACTCCGAGCGGCGCGGGCGTTTCGGCACGCCCGACCCGGATATGGATGCCGCGGTTCTTGCCAGCTTTGCCGACAACGACGCCACCGTTGCGCTGAAGGCTGCCGCGGCGGCGGCCGGCGGGTTGGCGCCGATCTGCTGCGTCGGGGAGACGCTGGCCGAGCGACAAGCCGGCCATGCGGATGCGATTATCTGCAAGCAGGCGCGTGCGGCCATCGGACGCATTCCCGGTGATTGCAGCTTTTCGGAAATCGCGTTGGCTTACGAGCCGGTTTGGG contains these protein-coding regions:
- a CDS encoding phosphoglycerate kinase is translated as MSKKTIDDVDVRGRRVLVRVDFNVPQDESGAITDDRRIRATLPTLQALVARDARVIVCSHLGRPKGITPRYTLAPVAERLSELLGMPVVLAADCIGPAAETAVAMLPPGGVLLLENVRFHAEEEANDPAFAASLAKLADLYVNDAFGAAHRAHASTEGVAHLLPGVAGMLMQRELEYLGGALADPKRPFVAILGGAKVKDKIGVIEALLQRVDTLIVGGGMAYTFIKAQGGSIGNSLLDSSNLEFCRSVIASAGERLLLPDDVVITNANPFTAGEAACDTRIAGAGSIPDGWEGADIGPNTRRRFAAALMGAGTVIWNGPMGIFEFAKFAEGTRAIAEAMASSQAITIVGGGDSAAAVEQMGFADRMTHISTGGGASLEFLEGRVLPGVAALQDR
- a CDS encoding OsmC family protein; this translates as MSDPHVIKMRCNWEHGYPLGHGMMFGGSGEAEYGIPIELGGAPGRTNPEEMLLGAVMACNAITYAALAARRSLEVTGYSMAGEIDITTQPGGSLKVTAIRLMPEITIHGDDAALALATDLTTRAEQLCMISCALRGNVEVTVHPVVTRDS
- the tpiA gene encoding triose-phosphate isomerase, whose amino-acid sequence is MTRRPLIAGNWKLNGTLGQAAELVEHLLPLLPQSSAEVVICPPFTALPAVSAMLAGTTVALGAQDLFWKPSGAYTGQISAAMLKEAGCRTVIVGHSERRGRFGTPDPDMDAAVLASFADNDATVALKAAAAAAGGLAPICCVGETLAERQAGHADAIICKQARAAIGRIPGDCSFSEIALAYEPVWAIGTGEVCDAAEAERICAMIRGVVAEAAGSRAGEAVRVLYGGSVKPGNAVELLAQPNIDGALVGGASLNAADFAAIAAAA